The Henckelia pumila isolate YLH828 chromosome 2, ASM3356847v2, whole genome shotgun sequence genome includes a window with the following:
- the LOC140878910 gene encoding uncharacterized protein — protein sequence MGDMTATPMETLLKRFQPFKPSTLKGTENSVECESWLEDIEELFESLDYADDRRVKLVIHKLHEVAKVSYRKEKGAEFASLQQGQLNIEQYVAKFTSLLKFAPHIADSDEAQADQFINGLNPNRAEAGFLRQRGAPFVPSPVRKTQEHPQIPPPPRFEGGGSSSGKKNFFKGKAKQFKRSGGSSSSSGGSK from the exons ATGGGGGATATGactgctactccgatggaaactCTGTTGAAACGCTTTCAGCCGTTTAAACCGTCAACACTGAAAGGAACTGAGAATTCTGTGGAATGTGAGAGTTGGCTCGAGGATATTGAAGAGTTATTTGAATCCCTTGACTATGCAGACGATCGTCGAGTCAAACTTGTTATACACAAACTACATGAAGTTGCAAAAG TGTCTTATAGAAAAGAAAAAGGAGCAGAATTTGCTAGCTTGCAGCAAGGGCAATTGAACATTGAacaatatgttgccaaatttaCGAGTCTGCTGAAATTTGCTCCCCATATAGCAgacagtgatgaagctcaagctgaCCAGTTCATTAACGGGTTGAATCCAAAT AGGGCTGAAGCTGGGTTCCTGAGACAACGAGGAGCACCATTTGTGCCATCACCAGTGAGAAAAACCCAAGAACatccacagattccaccaccacctcgatttgaaggagGAGGTTCTAGCAGTGGTAAGAAGAATTTCTTTAAAGGGAAAGCAAAACAGTTTAAGCGATCTGGAGGTAGTTCTTCAAGTTCTGGTGGATCCAAATAG